One Chitinivibrio alkaliphilus ACht1 DNA segment encodes these proteins:
- a CDS encoding bifunctional 5,10-methylenetetrahydrofolate dehydrogenase/5,10-methenyltetrahydrofolate cyclohydrolase: MALILDGKKYATEIEADLSLRVKTLVNKGHAPALATILVGDDPASHTYVKMKGSACTRVGLVSRGIHLPAETTTEELLQTIDELNADPAVRGIMLQHPAPKHIDERRCFDRISLEKDVDGLTCHGFGRMAMGESAFGAATPAGIMALLSHYEIPLAGKDAVVIGRSPILGKPLAMMLLAQNATVTICHSKTEGLAEKVAAADIVVGAVGIPRFIQADWISSGAVVIDAGYHPAEKCGDIDLEGCRERVSAYTPVPGGVGPMTIMTLMRQAVESAERFWA; this comes from the coding sequence ATGGCCCTCATTCTTGATGGGAAGAAATATGCTACGGAGATTGAAGCTGATTTGTCTCTCCGTGTTAAAACGCTTGTGAACAAAGGGCATGCCCCTGCCCTTGCCACCATTCTTGTTGGGGATGACCCCGCATCCCACACCTATGTGAAAATGAAAGGTTCTGCATGTACCCGTGTTGGACTTGTATCTCGGGGGATTCATCTGCCTGCAGAAACAACCACGGAGGAACTGCTTCAGACCATTGATGAGCTTAATGCAGACCCCGCAGTACGCGGTATTATGCTTCAGCATCCAGCTCCGAAGCATATTGATGAGCGACGCTGTTTCGATAGAATTAGCCTCGAAAAAGATGTGGATGGTTTGACATGCCATGGGTTTGGTCGTATGGCCATGGGGGAATCTGCCTTTGGTGCTGCCACTCCCGCAGGAATCATGGCTCTGCTTTCTCACTATGAAATCCCCCTTGCAGGAAAAGATGCTGTGGTTATTGGGCGAAGCCCCATTTTAGGAAAACCTCTGGCAATGATGTTATTAGCACAGAATGCGACGGTAACTATTTGTCATTCGAAGACAGAAGGCTTGGCAGAGAAGGTTGCTGCTGCGGATATTGTTGTCGGTGCGGTGGGTATTCCCCGATTTATTCAAGCTGACTGGATCTCCTCCGGTGCAGTTGTTATTGACGCAGGGTATCACCCCGCAGAAAAGTGCGGCGATATTGATTTAGAGGGGTGTCGTGAGCGTGTTTCCGCCTATACTCCGGTCCCTGGCGGGGTTGGTCCCATGACTATTATGACACTTATGCGTCAGGCTGTGGAGTCGGCTGAACGGTTCTGGGCATGA
- a CDS encoding aldo/keto reductase produces MQYTQLGSSSLRISSVCLGSMTWGLQNTQEDADSQIEYALSQGITFIDTAEMYAVPPSPETYGKTETIIGNWLKRNREKRSDIVLATKIVGPGLSWVRGGSVLNKESVIAAVDASLARLQTDYIDLYQLHWPRRATPHFGKQWPGKISFSEVDVDAEKAHMHDVLLGIDAVIRTGKVRYVGLSNDTPWGIQSYLELEKEYGLPRIVSVQNEFNLTHAKDWPFLLEQCRHENIAYLPWSPLAGGLLTGKYHRGARPEGARWSLKKDSTPFRDTEAAHRAVAAYGAIAQKYGYTPAQLALAWCASIEGVTAPIIGATTMEQLKEDIDAFKRPLCDEARQEVEEVFQTFPAPY; encoded by the coding sequence ATGCAGTATACACAATTAGGTTCAAGCTCTCTCCGTATCTCCTCAGTCTGTTTAGGCAGTATGACCTGGGGACTCCAAAACACCCAGGAGGATGCAGATTCTCAAATAGAGTACGCCCTCTCGCAGGGAATTACCTTTATTGATACCGCAGAGATGTATGCTGTTCCTCCCTCACCGGAAACGTACGGAAAAACTGAAACAATTATTGGAAACTGGCTCAAGAGAAATAGGGAAAAACGATCCGACATTGTACTGGCAACAAAGATTGTCGGCCCTGGACTTTCATGGGTTCGGGGAGGAAGTGTCTTAAACAAGGAATCCGTTATTGCGGCGGTTGATGCTTCGCTCGCGCGTCTTCAAACCGACTATATCGACCTGTACCAACTGCACTGGCCTCGACGGGCCACCCCACACTTTGGTAAACAGTGGCCGGGAAAGATATCCTTTTCAGAGGTTGATGTCGATGCAGAAAAAGCTCATATGCACGATGTGTTGTTGGGAATAGACGCGGTGATTCGTACGGGAAAAGTGCGATATGTTGGCCTTTCCAATGATACACCTTGGGGGATACAGTCTTATCTGGAGCTCGAAAAAGAGTATGGGCTTCCCCGTATCGTCTCAGTACAAAATGAGTTTAATCTCACCCACGCAAAAGACTGGCCCTTCCTGTTGGAACAGTGCAGACATGAAAACATAGCCTATCTTCCATGGTCTCCCCTTGCAGGAGGGCTTCTTACAGGAAAATATCACCGGGGGGCACGTCCTGAAGGTGCTCGCTGGAGCTTGAAGAAAGATTCAACCCCATTTCGTGATACTGAAGCTGCGCATCGGGCTGTTGCTGCGTACGGAGCAATTGCTCAAAAATATGGATACACCCCTGCCCAACTTGCTCTTGCGTGGTGTGCCTCAATTGAAGGGGTAACCGCCCCGATTATTGGCGCAACAACCATGGAACAACTCAAGGAAGATATCGATGCCTTCAAACGCCCCCTCTGCGATGAAGCACGTCAAGAAGTTGAAGAGGTTTTCCAGACATTTCCCGCCCCATACTAG
- the gloB gene encoding hydroxyacylglutathione hydrolase has protein sequence MIQTIPLLTDNYAYLISHGPHRYLLDPGEAEPILKLLTEDPQDLSGIILTHYHMDHMGGAATLSQRTHAPVYGPAPAPFSWIHPLHDGETLPLGKNELYFLSLPGHTKTSGAYYSSASASLFTGDTLFSGSCGRIFEGTCEEMFHSMERLKAMPEETRVYFGHEYTRKVLPFARTMEPSNKNIVAYEKTLLSCSTPSTIGREKAINPFFRTDSPEIKEHLSLPGASSKEVFCALRRAKDRW, from the coding sequence ATGATACAAACAATTCCCCTTTTGACTGATAACTATGCCTACCTTATTTCTCACGGGCCACACCGGTATCTTCTAGATCCCGGCGAGGCAGAACCAATCCTGAAACTGCTCACAGAAGATCCCCAAGATCTTTCCGGAATAATTCTGACCCATTATCATATGGACCATATGGGAGGAGCTGCGACGCTATCACAGAGAACACACGCGCCGGTCTACGGTCCGGCGCCAGCTCCCTTTTCTTGGATACATCCTCTTCATGACGGTGAAACCCTTCCCTTGGGTAAAAACGAATTGTACTTCCTGTCTCTGCCCGGTCATACAAAAACATCAGGTGCCTATTATTCATCTGCTTCTGCCTCCCTTTTTACCGGCGATACCCTCTTTAGTGGCTCATGTGGACGAATTTTTGAAGGAACCTGTGAAGAAATGTTTCATTCCATGGAGCGCTTAAAAGCCATGCCGGAAGAAACGCGTGTCTATTTTGGCCACGAATACACCAGAAAAGTACTCCCCTTTGCCCGCACCATGGAGCCATCTAATAAAAATATCGTTGCGTATGAAAAAACCCTCCTTTCCTGCTCAACTCCCAGCACAATTGGCCGTGAAAAAGCAATAAACCCGTTTTTTCGCACAGACTCTCCTGAAATAAAAGAGCACCTCTCTCTTCCCGGAGCATCCTCGAAAGAGGTGTTTTGTGCCCTACGTCGGGCAAAAGATCGGTGGTAA
- a CDS encoding substrate-binding periplasmic protein produces MYLHRIRSVMIYFIVLTTVWGRDTLTVGVQDFHCYLPYSAYDGMIFSGFERELLDLFATKKGYYFHYTAYPIKRLDRAFVAGNIDIRIPDNPYWAPEIKSEEQVLYSAPLVSYIDGVVVQQGRDTISLNSLDTLGVVRGFTPKPYLPSLSEETIYIHENSDISGLLKQVAQGRIDGAYINVAVAYHHMKQWDPEDRLVFAQNLPFVHSTRHLSTIHTPQIIDKFNTFLEENASAIELLKEKYRVEEIFKRKNVRN; encoded by the coding sequence ATGTATCTACACCGAATCCGCAGCGTGATGATATATTTTATTGTTCTTACAACAGTGTGGGGAAGAGATACCCTTACCGTGGGAGTACAGGATTTCCACTGTTATCTACCCTATTCGGCCTATGACGGAATGATCTTTTCCGGCTTTGAGCGCGAATTACTCGACCTTTTTGCCACAAAGAAGGGATACTATTTCCACTATACTGCCTACCCGATTAAACGTCTTGATCGAGCTTTTGTAGCTGGAAACATTGATATTCGTATTCCCGATAATCCATACTGGGCCCCGGAAATAAAATCTGAGGAGCAGGTTCTCTATAGTGCCCCCCTTGTATCCTATATTGACGGAGTAGTGGTGCAGCAAGGAAGAGACACCATATCTCTTAATTCCCTTGATACCCTTGGGGTTGTCCGAGGATTTACCCCCAAACCATACCTCCCCTCACTTTCTGAAGAAACAATCTATATCCACGAAAACAGCGATATTTCCGGGCTATTAAAACAAGTGGCACAGGGACGAATAGACGGAGCCTATATTAATGTGGCTGTAGCATATCACCACATGAAGCAGTGGGACCCTGAAGATCGTCTCGTTTTTGCACAAAACCTTCCCTTTGTACACAGTACGAGACATCTTTCTACAATTCATACCCCCCAAATAATTGATAAATTTAATACCTTTTTAGAAGAAAATGCCTCTGCAATAGAGCTTCTCAAAGAAAAATACCGGGTAGAAGAGATCTTTAAAAGAAAGAATGTACGCAACTAA